A region from the Desulfomarina profundi genome encodes:
- the pth gene encoding aminoacyl-tRNA hydrolase, with protein MSGRNSVIIGLGNKGDEYEGTRHNIGFLVLDELAKRWHIDISRFKWNSLSGTGRLFGQNLLLLKPMTYMNLSGKGVVEYVRFFKINPDRILVIQDDLDMAAGRIKLVKGGGAGGHKGILSLVQHLGTKDFFRLKIGIGRPGQGDVHRDFPVEKYVLSRLTDEEISRLSARYDQLEQGLRIFFEEGVPRAMSLLNSLK; from the coding sequence ATGAGTGGCAGGAATTCAGTCATAATCGGTCTTGGAAACAAGGGTGATGAGTACGAAGGTACCAGGCACAATATAGGTTTTTTGGTTCTGGATGAACTCGCGAAAAGATGGCATATTGATATCAGTCGTTTTAAATGGAATTCCCTTTCAGGGACGGGACGTCTTTTTGGACAAAACCTTCTCCTCCTGAAACCGATGACCTATATGAATCTCAGTGGCAAGGGTGTCGTTGAGTATGTTCGGTTTTTTAAAATAAACCCTGACCGTATTTTGGTTATTCAGGATGATCTTGATATGGCCGCAGGTCGAATTAAGCTGGTCAAGGGAGGTGGGGCTGGTGGGCACAAGGGTATTCTTTCTCTGGTTCAGCATCTTGGAACAAAAGATTTTTTTCGTTTGAAAATCGGTATAGGTCGGCCGGGACAGGGAGATGTACACCGTGATTTTCCTGTGGAAAAATATGTGCTCAGTCGTTTGACGGATGAGGAAATCAGTCGGTTGTCAGCCCGGTATGACCAGCTTGAACAGGGACTGCGTATTTTCTTTGAGGAGGGAGTACCCCGTGCCATGTCTCTTCTCAACAGTCTCAAATAG
- a CDS encoding ribose-phosphate pyrophosphokinase, whose protein sequence is MPNIIKVFSGNAHKQMAQEIAAHLQLPLSEAEVKKFSDGEIFVEVKENVRGTDVFVVQPTCTPVNDHLMELVIMVDALRRASARRITAVVPYYGYARQDRKNAPRVPITAKVVAEMFMAVGVRRVLCMDLHAGQIQGFFNIPVDHLYAAPVVLKYIKENFSDVIMVSPDAGGVERTRAFAKRLNSGLAIIDKRRDKPNECEAMHVIGDVAGKVAILMDDMVDTAGTLCAGAATLLKNGAKEVHACCSHPVLSGPAIERINNSELKSLVVTNSIPLRAEARKCEKIKVLSVSELLADAINRIHNEDSVSYLFV, encoded by the coding sequence ATGCCTAATATAATAAAGGTTTTTTCGGGTAACGCTCATAAGCAGATGGCCCAGGAAATTGCAGCCCATCTGCAGCTGCCCCTGAGTGAAGCTGAAGTGAAAAAGTTCAGCGATGGTGAGATCTTTGTCGAAGTGAAAGAAAACGTCCGCGGTACGGACGTTTTTGTCGTTCAGCCCACCTGTACACCTGTGAATGATCATCTCATGGAGCTGGTTATTATGGTGGATGCACTCAGGCGTGCTTCAGCCAGGCGTATAACTGCAGTTGTCCCCTACTACGGATATGCCCGTCAGGACAGAAAAAATGCACCGAGGGTGCCCATTACCGCCAAGGTTGTGGCGGAAATGTTTATGGCCGTTGGTGTGCGACGTGTTTTGTGCATGGATCTTCATGCGGGACAGATCCAGGGTTTTTTTAATATCCCTGTTGATCATCTTTATGCAGCCCCGGTTGTTCTCAAATATATAAAGGAAAATTTTTCCGATGTTATAATGGTTTCTCCGGACGCAGGGGGGGTTGAGCGGACACGGGCATTTGCCAAGAGATTGAATTCGGGTCTGGCCATTATTGACAAGCGTCGCGATAAACCGAATGAATGTGAGGCGATGCATGTGATCGGTGATGTGGCCGGCAAGGTGGCCATTTTGATGGATGATATGGTGGATACGGCCGGAACCTTGTGTGCAGGAGCCGCAACACTGTTGAAAAACGGTGCAAAGGAAGTCCATGCCTGCTGTTCACATCCTGTCCTTTCCGGGCCGGCAATTGAACGAATCAACAATTCAGAGTTGAAATCACTGGTTGTGACGAATTCCATCCCACTGAGGGCGGAAGCGCGGAAATGTGAGAAAATAAAGGTGCTGTCTGTTTCCGAGTTGCTCGCCGATGCGATCAACAGAATTCATAATGAGGATTCTGTGAGCTATCTCTTTGTATAG
- a CDS encoding CarD family transcriptional regulator translates to MFAEGDMAVYPAHGVGVIKSVETQTVAGINQSFYVLEILDNRMRIMIPTESSESVGLRAIVNKNEVSGVLDILADRTVELGAQTWNRRYRDYMEKIKTGSVHEVAAVLRDLFLLSVDKDLSYGERKMLDTAKSLLVKELSLAQNTEESAVSKTIDAIFS, encoded by the coding sequence GTGTTTGCTGAAGGTGATATGGCTGTCTATCCAGCCCATGGAGTTGGTGTTATAAAGTCTGTAGAAACACAGACTGTTGCGGGTATCAATCAATCATTCTATGTTCTGGAGATTCTGGATAACAGAATGAGGATAATGATACCTACAGAAAGCAGTGAAAGTGTAGGGCTTCGTGCTATTGTCAATAAAAATGAAGTAAGTGGTGTGCTCGACATTCTTGCTGACAGAACTGTTGAACTTGGGGCGCAGACATGGAATCGACGTTATCGGGATTATATGGAGAAAATCAAGACCGGTTCCGTCCATGAAGTTGCCGCTGTTCTTCGTGATCTTTTTCTTCTCAGTGTGGACAAGGATCTTTCTTATGGTGAGAGGAAAATGCTGGATACAGCAAAAAGTCTTCTGGTGAAGGAATTATCCCTTGCCCAGAACACTGAAGAGTCCGCTGTCAGTAAAACCATAGATGCCATCTTTTCCTAG
- a CDS encoding RluA family pseudouridine synthase encodes MEDKNPSRISGDSFLFKIHGRQTGVRLDQFLSSHLQTVSRTRITTSIKSGLITVDNKVQKASYRLKAGEIVAGTFFKSPELEVLPEKIDFTVLFEDSSLIILSKPPGIVVHPGSGNYTGTLVNGLVHYCRSISGVGDSLRPGIVHRLDKDTSGIMVVAKTEPVQMMLMESFKNRKVKKSYLALLHGLMKDKKGRISAPIGRHPVNRQKMTVLPDRGRHAASSWEVVAELDNRFSLARVFIETGRTHQIRVHMAHLGHPVAGDCVYGSNRKNSCFPRQLLHAHRLVLQHPVKKTMLDMTAPLWPDFMKVLEELGMDERREKIQ; translated from the coding sequence ATGGAAGATAAAAATCCTTCCCGCATCTCCGGTGATTCCTTTCTCTTCAAAATACATGGTCGGCAGACAGGAGTTCGTCTGGACCAGTTTCTTTCCAGTCATTTGCAGACTGTTTCCAGAACTCGGATAACCACTTCAATCAAAAGTGGTCTGATTACTGTTGATAATAAGGTACAGAAAGCGAGTTACCGCCTCAAGGCCGGGGAGATTGTTGCCGGAACATTTTTTAAATCTCCGGAGTTGGAAGTACTGCCCGAGAAGATAGACTTTACCGTTCTTTTTGAAGACAGCAGTCTGATCATTCTTTCCAAACCACCCGGAATTGTGGTTCATCCAGGCAGTGGTAATTATACAGGCACCCTTGTGAACGGGCTGGTCCATTACTGCAGGTCAATATCAGGAGTAGGAGACAGTCTTCGTCCCGGTATTGTTCACAGGCTTGATAAGGATACATCCGGTATCATGGTAGTAGCAAAGACTGAGCCTGTTCAGATGATGCTGATGGAGAGCTTTAAAAATCGGAAGGTGAAAAAAAGCTACCTGGCACTTCTGCATGGTCTCATGAAGGATAAAAAAGGTCGGATCTCAGCCCCCATCGGGCGACATCCCGTAAACAGGCAGAAGATGACGGTTCTGCCCGACAGAGGTCGTCATGCCGCCAGCAGCTGGGAAGTGGTTGCAGAACTGGACAACCGGTTTTCCCTGGCAAGGGTTTTTATTGAAACCGGAAGAACGCATCAGATCCGTGTCCATATGGCCCACCTTGGCCATCCCGTTGCGGGAGACTGTGTTTACGGCAGCAACAGAAAAAACAGCTGTTTTCCACGTCAGTTACTTCATGCCCATCGCCTGGTTCTACAACACCCTGTAAAAAAAACTATGCTGGATATGACGGCACCCCTGTGGCCTGATTTCATGAAAGTACTTGAGGAACTGGGCATGGATGAGAGACGGGAGAAAATACAGTGA
- a CDS encoding 50S ribosomal protein L25, whose amino-acid sequence MLQVEMSASLRSVAGKGAMRRLRMDGKTPAVVYGSGGDAVSLQLETKTLTGKLLDIYRRNAIVTLKIDGKEEKSVLISEVQTHPVRDTLIHVDFCEIDLKKDRSFDVPIFYDGPAKGEDLGGELLVHNPTIVLEGKPLAIPDECVVDIKEMVIGDVVRCGDIALLEGVKMKTDPKAIAIAVVKAGIKIDPEDMEDAEEEEEVTEVEAAA is encoded by the coding sequence ATGCTTCAGGTTGAAATGTCAGCTTCTCTCAGGTCAGTAGCCGGAAAAGGTGCAATGCGCAGACTGCGTATGGACGGGAAGACTCCCGCCGTAGTGTATGGAAGTGGAGGAGATGCTGTTTCTCTGCAGCTGGAGACCAAAACACTGACTGGAAAACTGCTGGATATCTATCGGCGCAATGCTATTGTTACTTTGAAAATTGATGGGAAGGAAGAGAAAAGTGTGCTGATATCTGAAGTACAGACCCATCCGGTTCGTGATACGCTGATCCACGTTGATTTCTGTGAAATTGATCTGAAAAAGGATCGCTCGTTTGATGTTCCGATTTTCTATGATGGGCCCGCCAAGGGGGAAGATCTCGGTGGAGAATTGTTGGTGCACAACCCGACAATCGTTCTTGAGGGAAAACCACTGGCTATTCCGGATGAATGTGTAGTTGATATCAAGGAAATGGTTATAGGCGATGTGGTAAGATGTGGTGACATTGCTCTGCTGGAAGGGGTCAAGATGAAAACTGATCCGAAAGCGATAGCCATCGCCGTGGTGAAAGCGGGTATCAAGATTGATCCTGAGGATATGGAAGACGCTGAAGAGGAAGAAGAGGTTACGGAAGTTGAGGCTGCCGCCTGA